Proteins from one Leptospira fletcheri genomic window:
- a CDS encoding TIGR04388 family protein encodes MFHSSFCVRVCLFLFCVFSPLYGQPANVPSLNPQSYDWSQWQKNLQGSYSVANNQHSVAGWDGLVLQGFGVLQAEWEAQVQAEINAKVSSIHTQDSFQSVQDYQNYVYNFLEGQASSLLTQWQADAEVSIQLNREHFLSSNFGAGEAQLASMDRSFSQEFQDFLSGKSLSIGSDPLSNPFLSSSQNSLQQLEQNWFSQFQANVQNGLLNYQQALQSLNQNYANLLNQVNATEAKYQAYMQQILSYESSVKDQVKQTMDGYQQFLNGTDLFWNTANVLFDSKAGSYVSSPACPSGDICADYLYDVTSRQFSSSCASGDVCISLRYDTSTQQYLSAVCPSGGDCSSNPSQNFSVRTSLNADGKAFQNVINNIETAITQGLTSYGIFDATSGQLLSYPQSCVNVGSVCSSGQFDFTSSKFLSGSSCPAGHSCASAVVDLSDPSAPTGLYVASSCASGDPNCVVCPSTNGVADSCQVQSFEASLVYASNAMSSFFAREQGIFNTQLNSVLYGGNGIGGSQSLGLGFDPFNHSIKPSHSSSSLYITTWDFLSAQGRPDRRTGLVGLAWEIVDFLSGKISGTDFQNWLMNEYSAGSSGVCPSNPTITDNTYNSNDFNDACVAQAISGIAPGVIVDAVSSQGTDLVAFNDRSYVGNSYMITEGGPNNWNMDPAYCHDWLGCFFDPAGKVPAIGGANQFFQNNPTIGSPYGNNFYNYTEDQAGVTDWGPVLSNTTMQEDSIGIFLNYHTSDLNGRGNAVTWQAALNQLNQFATNWQNNVAPAILNWSAQVSNFQFQYSTWQQSEARLLSQAQSQYSSSLINLQKSEMSWLSQMNDLQTKVNGEFAAANSKLQNSQGQADANLVARELFARFNPGSSGAELSSIPKGSGSSDPFASMGSALDGIDPSKGLPNFDLLSKFSGAFGSAATGMGNLSLLSSTNNAIVNARASYMQDLASSLRSERTFTQNGEADLLKDHGKLSTKEVDGHTYLTDERGYFVSCSGGSCSSCGVDPTKCNGGSATELGAFIQSVCGEKMDSCNQYTRFKYSNVSYDKSTDSISMDESVYTGSASASSPGCNGNATDAGSYCFGTASRHVTINAPVFALGGGANSFGSLFDANPDHHEGDILSSFISRSFASMNNFFVNSSYSGAILSKLNALETANNYNLQAAGNSASAQAQNANLIADVIDIMVLHKGSVQDFIKKETQNLVNGMVATALANAFHLTPDEAAFAAGVYMDQQAYKNAEHHLGFLNKVDSFLKAIPILGNAILDPAYRQVLDLTHADDLRAIQQWKEDKYATYGFIATEILKSQNATPEQIAYVSRAVASFFRMKDAKEELGMRGNLLSMSRLDGMYRALTASVGGLGAEGLGAFLKFSGHALRSEGLISAREERKFDQDLRYAIDDMKMVYDKNAIKQWQGAQVQLIREATVAYGMNQGMDPQAVQTIANAVAEMVGRQQAQADLNKLHANEDLFTLGGTYLDRQAFKGGLSIMMTKIFRGALLSMVDTGRLTGLFTKSQTKEFYQQTLALSNSFTGATLEAQAHQGSLDKYWWKQQERNAVFDFLSKVLDPNGNPAEQQGVAAALKYYFDQKESKKQARKQKLLDIEQGIELAAAIAFTVLTEGAGSETVAGTTTEIANEARMVEAGEDLATVAKGAETVGQTAKDVSWLRTVAFSKDLFEVGGNMLKLQLTNGQLIAGLVSTVGQTWIGDELGGTNGAVAGLVNGIISTVTMGSNLPMTGFVSWTPHQNKDILLGEDGQAGGWGGGFAFADEGANVGLSFTPGSGIDLNVNYNFKGANGEGLGFLGGSYNASSGNTSVSGGVDLFGKEKGDLHHGGLVASVSKDGTSSIGGYYNYGDGRLPPNLRGHGATLNYSNDGRLNLSGQFKGSTVASVNYNTATGKFEKLEGNINFQNDLNLAFIQEHAIENFQKGSKTVATTTGKLLAEMGLLSKSDLSVLLSSPEGVNKINDLFEEMKSKLDTEEKKKLFKQQLKLAGKRIGIRIEFEPSVTETWQKLTNRVLGDVLLAFGGANTGLSAVDTAENLFRTKTCFVAETGVWTPKGRRSIQSLKVGEEVYSLNEETGEIEIQKITETFIHDVMSIHKLKYENEGNLGATWNHPFGVLNAGQRSKDSGVSGDLWVKVEDLRAGDRSITRRSLQNAKLKRRLANIPVIAASIGDRSWVNEDLRSNWKEEVEGTLEIREIQEIRRPEKVYNLEVEKNHSYFVFVGDEPVVVHNYIVDEKEPILSRSEVEKAYSPKETELKWKEKVYKKTTLNGETVFVRDYEKPNVKEYVRITKDGLIEQRLVWKGDTLLGDFVNSMTSGEKVKYFNTKGQEVFLQPEKIVRDQGSQKLPFDPVDPKLANETINKVKEDYRKTLEAEFANNKKLKPEQIQDEINKKMEVINRIADRTFKNSFVDENGNSIRFGSDEYLKTLAEPEFNGQDGGAKHTGMEIPVKVIIDYLRAKYPDGKGFTPNLAPWNERITSAKESLSMMSKTLEVLKSNPDIPKDAKVAIEKDMTKRMKSKRSEISTLETIRRSRMENFQAEKNLIFGKNEKGEYKVTSERIGEQTKAAICRVDTNYMEGRVNGRFEASFGDYFLNKIEMGDILPGKQQTQGLVLDQAFLTGFEKTYPLNNRDKLDGVGFEEANRYTGDPMPMYEIKNLVLSLKPGEAMQVWADTDFNKGMYSTPGPNHYYEIGKNSKGELLYLNHTGEQMKYIDSKGKQKVLVFGQPIPPEAWPYLRIFRIYK; translated from the coding sequence ATGTTTCATTCTTCTTTTTGTGTCCGTGTTTGCTTGTTTTTGTTCTGTGTTTTTTCTCCTTTGTACGGCCAACCTGCGAATGTTCCCTCTTTGAATCCTCAATCGTATGATTGGTCCCAATGGCAGAAGAACTTGCAGGGTTCGTATTCGGTGGCGAACAACCAACATTCCGTTGCGGGTTGGGACGGGTTGGTTCTGCAAGGGTTCGGGGTTTTGCAAGCAGAATGGGAAGCTCAGGTGCAGGCGGAGATCAACGCGAAGGTTTCGAGCATTCACACCCAAGACAGTTTTCAGAGCGTCCAGGATTATCAGAATTATGTGTATAACTTTTTGGAGGGCCAGGCTTCGAGTCTTTTGACTCAATGGCAAGCGGACGCAGAAGTGTCCATCCAACTGAATCGGGAACATTTTCTTTCGAGTAACTTCGGTGCGGGAGAAGCTCAGTTGGCCTCTATGGATCGTTCTTTTTCGCAGGAATTCCAGGACTTTCTTTCCGGGAAATCCTTGAGCATAGGCTCCGATCCTTTGTCGAATCCGTTTTTGTCTTCTTCCCAGAATTCCTTGCAACAGTTGGAACAGAACTGGTTTTCTCAATTTCAGGCGAATGTGCAGAACGGTTTGTTGAATTACCAGCAAGCTCTCCAGTCGTTGAACCAGAATTATGCGAACCTTTTGAACCAGGTGAACGCCACGGAAGCGAAGTACCAGGCATACATGCAGCAGATCCTTTCCTACGAATCTAGCGTTAAGGATCAGGTGAAGCAAACCATGGACGGGTACCAGCAATTCCTGAACGGCACGGATCTTTTTTGGAATACCGCGAATGTTCTTTTTGATTCCAAGGCGGGGTCTTATGTTTCTTCTCCGGCCTGTCCTTCCGGAGACATCTGTGCGGATTATCTGTACGACGTGACCTCTAGGCAATTTTCCTCCTCGTGCGCGAGCGGGGATGTTTGCATTTCTCTTCGCTATGACACTTCCACTCAGCAGTATCTCTCTGCGGTTTGTCCGAGCGGAGGGGATTGTTCCTCGAATCCGAGTCAGAATTTTTCCGTTCGGACGTCCTTGAACGCGGACGGCAAGGCTTTCCAAAATGTGATCAACAATATCGAAACAGCGATCACGCAAGGGTTGACTTCCTACGGGATTTTTGACGCCACTTCGGGGCAGTTGTTGAGCTACCCTCAGTCCTGCGTAAATGTCGGTAGTGTTTGTTCTTCAGGCCAGTTTGATTTTACCTCCTCTAAGTTTCTGTCGGGTTCCTCTTGCCCTGCGGGCCATTCCTGCGCTTCCGCAGTGGTGGATTTGTCGGATCCTTCCGCGCCTACGGGGTTGTATGTGGCTTCTTCCTGTGCGAGCGGGGATCCGAATTGCGTGGTCTGTCCTTCCACAAACGGGGTTGCGGATTCTTGTCAGGTGCAGTCCTTCGAGGCTTCTTTGGTATATGCTTCGAATGCGATGTCCTCTTTTTTTGCGAGGGAGCAAGGGATCTTTAACACCCAGTTGAACTCCGTTTTGTACGGTGGGAACGGGATCGGGGGAAGCCAGTCTTTGGGTTTGGGCTTCGATCCTTTCAACCATTCCATCAAGCCTTCTCACAGCAGTTCGAGCTTGTACATCACGACCTGGGATTTTTTGAGCGCCCAAGGCCGTCCAGACAGAAGGACGGGTCTTGTGGGTCTGGCTTGGGAGATCGTGGATTTTCTTTCCGGGAAGATCAGCGGTACGGATTTTCAGAATTGGCTCATGAACGAGTATTCTGCGGGCTCGAGCGGAGTCTGTCCGAGTAACCCTACGATCACAGACAATACCTACAATTCGAACGACTTCAATGATGCTTGTGTGGCACAGGCAATTTCAGGGATCGCACCCGGCGTGATCGTAGATGCGGTGAGTAGTCAAGGTACGGACCTCGTTGCGTTTAACGATCGTAGTTATGTGGGGAATAGCTACATGATCACGGAGGGCGGTCCGAACAACTGGAACATGGACCCCGCATACTGCCACGACTGGTTGGGCTGTTTTTTTGATCCTGCAGGTAAAGTCCCTGCGATCGGTGGTGCGAACCAATTCTTCCAAAACAATCCCACGATCGGGAGTCCCTACGGGAATAACTTTTACAATTATACGGAAGACCAAGCTGGGGTGACCGACTGGGGGCCGGTGTTGTCCAACACTACGATGCAAGAGGATTCCATCGGGATCTTTTTGAACTATCATACTTCCGATCTGAACGGTCGTGGGAACGCGGTGACTTGGCAGGCTGCCTTGAACCAACTGAACCAGTTTGCGACCAACTGGCAGAACAATGTGGCGCCTGCGATCCTGAATTGGTCGGCTCAGGTGAGCAATTTCCAATTCCAGTATTCCACTTGGCAACAGTCGGAGGCGAGGTTGTTGTCCCAGGCTCAGTCTCAATATTCTTCTTCTCTTATCAACCTTCAGAAAAGCGAGATGTCTTGGCTCTCCCAGATGAACGATCTGCAAACGAAGGTGAACGGTGAGTTTGCGGCTGCGAATTCCAAACTTCAGAATTCTCAAGGGCAGGCGGATGCGAACCTGGTCGCGAGGGAATTGTTTGCCCGTTTCAATCCCGGGTCCTCCGGCGCGGAACTTTCCTCGATCCCAAAAGGTTCTGGTTCCTCCGATCCGTTTGCAAGCATGGGTTCGGCTTTGGATGGGATCGATCCGAGTAAGGGTCTTCCGAATTTCGACCTTCTTTCCAAGTTTTCCGGGGCTTTCGGGAGCGCTGCGACAGGGATGGGGAATCTGTCCCTTCTTTCCTCCACGAACAACGCGATCGTGAACGCGAGGGCGAGCTATATGCAGGATCTTGCAAGTTCCTTGCGTTCGGAACGGACGTTTACCCAGAACGGAGAGGCGGATCTTTTGAAGGATCACGGAAAGTTGTCCACGAAGGAAGTGGACGGTCACACGTATCTTACGGACGAGCGGGGGTATTTCGTTTCTTGCAGCGGAGGTTCCTGCTCTTCCTGCGGTGTGGATCCTACGAAGTGCAACGGGGGGTCCGCTACGGAACTGGGGGCTTTTATCCAGAGCGTTTGCGGGGAGAAGATGGATTCCTGCAACCAGTATACTAGATTCAAATATTCGAATGTTTCCTACGACAAGAGCACGGATTCCATCTCTATGGACGAGTCTGTGTATACTGGTTCCGCTTCCGCTTCGAGTCCGGGTTGTAACGGGAACGCGACGGACGCGGGGTCGTACTGTTTCGGGACGGCTTCGAGGCATGTCACGATCAACGCTCCGGTTTTTGCTCTCGGCGGTGGGGCCAACAGTTTCGGGAGTCTTTTCGATGCAAATCCGGATCATCACGAAGGGGACATTCTCTCTTCGTTTATCAGCCGTAGTTTTGCGAGCATGAACAATTTCTTTGTGAATAGTTCGTATTCGGGCGCGATTTTATCCAAGTTGAACGCTCTTGAAACCGCGAACAACTACAACCTCCAAGCGGCCGGGAATAGCGCGAGCGCTCAGGCGCAGAATGCAAACCTCATCGCGGATGTGATCGACATCATGGTTTTGCACAAGGGTTCAGTTCAGGATTTTATCAAGAAGGAAACCCAGAATCTGGTGAACGGGATGGTGGCCACCGCTCTCGCGAATGCCTTCCATCTCACTCCGGACGAGGCGGCTTTTGCGGCCGGGGTGTATATGGACCAACAAGCTTACAAGAACGCAGAGCATCATTTGGGTTTTTTGAACAAGGTGGATTCGTTTTTAAAAGCAATTCCCATTTTAGGGAACGCCATCCTGGATCCTGCCTATCGGCAGGTGCTAGATTTGACTCATGCGGACGACCTTCGCGCCATCCAACAATGGAAGGAAGACAAGTACGCTACGTACGGTTTTATCGCGACGGAGATCCTGAAATCCCAGAATGCGACTCCGGAACAGATTGCGTATGTGAGTCGGGCGGTGGCTTCTTTTTTCCGGATGAAGGACGCGAAGGAGGAATTGGGGATGAGGGGAAATCTCTTGTCGATGTCCCGGCTCGATGGAATGTACCGGGCCCTCACGGCTTCGGTCGGAGGTCTCGGGGCGGAAGGTTTGGGAGCCTTTCTCAAATTTAGCGGCCACGCATTGCGGTCGGAGGGTTTGATTTCCGCAAGAGAAGAACGGAAATTCGACCAAGACCTGCGGTATGCGATCGACGATATGAAGATGGTATATGATAAAAACGCGATCAAGCAATGGCAGGGAGCTCAGGTCCAGCTCATCCGTGAGGCGACCGTCGCCTACGGTATGAACCAAGGGATGGATCCCCAAGCCGTGCAAACGATCGCGAACGCTGTCGCGGAAATGGTGGGACGGCAGCAAGCTCAGGCGGATTTGAACAAATTGCACGCGAACGAAGATTTGTTCACCTTAGGCGGAACCTATTTGGACAGACAGGCTTTTAAAGGAGGCCTTTCGATCATGATGACGAAGATCTTCCGCGGGGCTCTCTTAAGCATGGTGGACACAGGAAGATTGACGGGGCTTTTTACGAAGTCCCAGACCAAGGAATTTTACCAACAGACTCTTGCGTTGTCGAATTCTTTTACCGGAGCCACCCTCGAAGCTCAGGCCCACCAAGGTTCTTTGGACAAGTATTGGTGGAAGCAACAAGAACGAAATGCAGTCTTCGATTTTTTGAGTAAGGTCCTGGATCCGAACGGAAATCCGGCAGAACAACAAGGAGTTGCCGCAGCTCTCAAATACTACTTTGACCAGAAAGAATCCAAGAAACAGGCAAGAAAGCAAAAGCTTTTGGACATAGAGCAAGGGATCGAATTGGCGGCAGCGATTGCATTTACGGTTCTTACGGAAGGAGCTGGAAGCGAGACAGTTGCGGGGACGACTACAGAAATCGCAAACGAAGCGAGGATGGTGGAAGCAGGAGAAGATTTGGCGACTGTAGCGAAAGGAGCGGAGACTGTGGGCCAGACAGCGAAGGATGTGTCTTGGCTCCGAACCGTGGCCTTTTCGAAAGATCTGTTCGAAGTGGGCGGGAACATGCTGAAACTTCAATTAACAAACGGCCAACTGATCGCAGGACTCGTGAGTACCGTCGGACAGACATGGATCGGGGATGAGTTAGGAGGAACGAACGGAGCGGTCGCAGGACTGGTCAATGGAATCATCAGCACAGTGACAATGGGCTCGAACCTTCCGATGACAGGGTTCGTGAGTTGGACACCTCACCAAAACAAAGACATTCTCCTCGGAGAAGACGGACAAGCAGGAGGTTGGGGAGGAGGATTCGCATTCGCAGACGAAGGAGCGAACGTAGGACTGAGCTTTACTCCCGGAAGTGGAATCGACTTGAACGTAAACTACAACTTCAAGGGAGCGAATGGAGAAGGCTTAGGATTCTTGGGAGGTAGCTATAACGCAAGTAGCGGGAATACGAGCGTAAGCGGAGGAGTGGATCTGTTCGGGAAAGAAAAAGGAGACCTACACCACGGAGGATTGGTTGCAAGCGTGAGTAAGGACGGAACCTCAAGCATAGGAGGATACTACAACTACGGGGACGGAAGACTTCCTCCGAACCTCAGAGGCCACGGAGCTACTCTCAACTACTCGAACGACGGAAGACTGAACTTGAGCGGTCAGTTCAAGGGATCTACAGTAGCATCGGTAAATTATAATACTGCAACAGGAAAATTCGAGAAATTGGAAGGGAACATCAACTTCCAAAACGACCTGAACTTGGCATTTATCCAAGAACATGCGATCGAGAATTTTCAGAAAGGAAGTAAGACAGTTGCGACGACAACAGGAAAACTTCTCGCAGAGATGGGACTCTTGTCCAAATCGGACTTGAGTGTACTCCTGAGTAGCCCTGAAGGAGTGAACAAAATCAACGACCTCTTCGAAGAGATGAAATCCAAACTGGATACGGAAGAGAAGAAGAAGCTCTTCAAACAACAACTGAAACTTGCGGGGAAAAGAATCGGGATCCGAATCGAATTCGAACCTTCTGTGACAGAGACATGGCAGAAACTAACGAACAGAGTGTTGGGAGACGTGTTACTTGCTTTTGGTGGTGCGAATACGGGACTGAGCGCAGTGGACACTGCGGAGAACCTCTTCCGGACAAAAACCTGTTTTGTAGCGGAAACAGGAGTTTGGACTCCTAAAGGCAGAAGGTCAATCCAATCCTTGAAAGTAGGGGAAGAGGTCTATTCTCTTAACGAAGAGACGGGTGAGATAGAAATCCAAAAGATCACGGAGACATTCATCCACGACGTAATGAGTATCCACAAGTTAAAGTATGAAAACGAAGGGAACTTGGGAGCTACATGGAACCACCCATTTGGAGTGTTAAATGCAGGACAAAGGAGTAAAGATTCCGGAGTTTCAGGGGATCTGTGGGTGAAGGTGGAAGACCTGCGAGCAGGTGATAGAAGCATTACGAGAAGAAGCCTACAGAATGCGAAGTTGAAGAGAAGACTCGCAAATATCCCGGTCATTGCTGCATCCATCGGAGACAGGTCTTGGGTAAACGAGGACCTCCGTTCCAACTGGAAAGAGGAAGTAGAAGGGACACTGGAAATCAGAGAGATCCAGGAGATTCGTAGACCTGAGAAAGTGTATAACTTAGAAGTAGAGAAGAACCACAGCTATTTTGTATTCGTAGGAGATGAGCCGGTGGTGGTGCATAACTACATAGTAGATGAGAAGGAGCCTATCCTTTCCAGAAGTGAAGTTGAGAAGGCGTATAGCCCTAAAGAGACAGAATTGAAGTGGAAAGAGAAAGTTTATAAAAAGACAACTCTCAATGGAGAAACAGTTTTTGTTCGGGATTATGAAAAACCGAATGTAAAAGAATATGTTCGGATTACTAAGGACGGTTTGATTGAACAAAGACTAGTTTGGAAAGGAGATACACTGCTTGGGGATTTCGTAAATTCGATGACAAGCGGAGAGAAGGTAAAATATTTCAATACGAAAGGCCAAGAAGTCTTCCTCCAACCTGAAAAGATCGTAAGAGATCAAGGAAGCCAAAAACTCCCGTTCGATCCGGTTGACCCTAAACTTGCGAATGAGACAATTAATAAAGTCAAAGAAGATTATCGTAAGACTTTAGAAGCCGAGTTTGCAAATAACAAGAAGTTAAAACCGGAGCAGATTCAAGACGAGATTAATAAGAAAATGGAAGTAATTAATCGGATCGCAGATCGAACCTTTAAAAATAGTTTTGTTGATGAAAACGGAAATTCGATTCGATTCGGAAGTGATGAGTATCTAAAGACTCTTGCAGAACCTGAATTTAACGGGCAAGATGGCGGTGCAAAACATACGGGGATGGAAATCCCTGTTAAAGTGATTATCGACTATCTGCGAGCAAAGTATCCAGATGGAAAAGGATTCACCCCAAATTTAGCTCCTTGGAATGAAAGGATTACATCTGCAAAAGAAAGTCTAAGCATGATGTCCAAAACTTTGGAGGTGCTAAAATCTAATCCAGATATTCCAAAGGATGCGAAGGTCGCGATTGAAAAAGATATGACAAAAAGGATGAAGAGCAAGCGTTCTGAGATTTCAACCTTAGAAACTATTCGGAGGTCGAGAATGGAGAATTTCCAAGCAGAGAAGAATTTGATTTTTGGGAAAAATGAAAAAGGAGAATACAAAGTAACTTCCGAAAGAATCGGAGAACAAACTAAGGCTGCAATTTGTCGTGTCGATACGAATTATATGGAAGGCCGCGTTAATGGTAGATTTGAAGCTAGTTTCGGAGACTATTTCTTAAACAAAATCGAAATGGGCGATATTCTTCCAGGAAAGCAGCAGACTCAAGGACTTGTCTTGGACCAAGCCTTCTTGACTGGTTTTGAAAAAACCTACCCTCTAAACAATCGAGATAAATTGGATGGAGTTGGTTTTGAAGAAGCGAATCGGTATACGGGGGATCCAATGCCTATGTATGAGATCAAGAATTTGGTGCTTTCATTGAAACCCGGCGAGGCAATGCAGGTTTGGGCGGATACGGACTTTAATAAAGGGATGTATTCTACGCCTGGGCCAAATCATTATTATGAGATTGGTAAGAATTCTAAGGGAGAATTGCTTTACTTGAATCATACGGGAGAACAGATGAAGTATATTGATTCAAAGGGGAAGCAGAAGGTTTTGGTATTCGGGCAACCTATACCTCCCGAGGCTTGGCCTTACTTGCGAATTTTCCGGATCTATAAATAA
- a CDS encoding LIC10906 family membrane protein, with translation MQWVSLFSAIFVLYLGIHVFRMVPKKPVQKYFLLLCICFSLWGFLFSFRGLLPLELKNLALNITVIPVLFAPYLFYRIVWFITEKEGEPKTSLYVSSAIVLYLVGAALSSKMGVLTNPETFEAKGFLNYHLANAYCVLFSLRSMILLSKSSYEGSGMVKVRSALLLAGCLLGIWISIGFVYILPFFGLNKSYLASTGSVIFALSWSVAIIHFDAFQVRERVLEGSGIPILKRITLGLVMQVYRILDPIGYNLNLQMSHEKFISDLLDHSNYLLSIPGSRKSERTKILRSRFKRYIR, from the coding sequence ATGCAGTGGGTCAGTTTATTTTCTGCGATATTCGTTCTATATTTGGGAATTCATGTTTTTAGAATGGTTCCTAAGAAACCGGTCCAAAAGTATTTCTTGCTACTTTGTATCTGTTTTTCTCTCTGGGGATTCTTATTTTCGTTTCGGGGACTTTTGCCGTTAGAATTAAAAAATTTAGCCCTGAACATTACGGTTATTCCCGTCCTATTCGCCCCGTATCTATTTTATAGAATTGTTTGGTTCATTACCGAGAAGGAAGGGGAGCCGAAAACTTCCTTATACGTAAGTTCTGCGATCGTTCTATACTTAGTCGGTGCAGCTCTCTCATCTAAGATGGGTGTGTTGACAAATCCCGAAACCTTCGAAGCCAAGGGATTCTTAAATTACCACTTGGCAAACGCCTATTGTGTTTTGTTTTCCCTTCGGTCTATGATCTTACTTTCTAAGAGTAGCTATGAAGGAAGCGGTATGGTAAAAGTTAGATCGGCACTTCTCCTTGCCGGTTGCTTACTAGGAATTTGGATCTCCATCGGATTCGTTTACATTCTTCCTTTTTTTGGGTTAAACAAATCCTACTTAGCTAGTACTGGATCGGTTATCTTCGCTTTGTCTTGGTCAGTGGCGATCATCCATTTTGATGCATTTCAGGTCCGAGAAAGGGTGTTGGAAGGATCCGGTATTCCAATTCTAAAAAGGATCACTTTGGGCCTAGTAATGCAAGTGTATAGAATTTTGGATCCAATCGGCTACAATTTAAACCTACAAATGTCGCATGAAAAGTTTATTTCCGATCTACTGGATCATAGTAATTATCTACTTTCCATTCCGGGTTCAAGAAAATCGGAACGCACGAAAATCCTCAGATCCAGATTCAAAAGATACATTCGCTAA
- a CDS encoding LBL_2463 family protein: MSHKKAVAYISKELSQFKLRYIDSKGPEIELRRVQDFIRNIFQNGGYEKSGSGQDLTPWSKWIYVEDEGEIISAQRIVKKTKENRITIEQASVRGEDPDFRYSVEGEGIADWNSVAFENSKRGIKAAFLNGGEIIRHCLEENYKLVLGFSNPQKRGIERHYLANGAIFSSQYSKPVFFPSDSLNGKSFDLNIIEIGKTTLQRIAEKI; encoded by the coding sequence ATGTCTCATAAGAAAGCTGTGGCTTACATTTCGAAAGAACTTTCTCAATTCAAACTTCGATATATCGATTCTAAGGGCCCGGAAATAGAGTTGCGCAGGGTCCAGGATTTTATAAGAAACATCTTTCAAAATGGAGGATACGAAAAGAGCGGATCCGGACAGGATTTGACTCCTTGGTCAAAATGGATCTACGTGGAGGACGAAGGTGAAATCATTTCGGCTCAAAGAATCGTTAAAAAGACTAAGGAGAATCGAATCACGATCGAACAGGCCAGTGTCCGAGGAGAAGACCCTGATTTTCGATATTCAGTGGAGGGGGAGGGGATTGCCGACTGGAATTCGGTAGCATTTGAAAATTCAAAGCGGGGGATAAAGGCAGCTTTTTTGAACGGGGGAGAAATCATTCGACATTGTTTAGAAGAAAATTATAAACTTGTACTAGGGTTCTCAAATCCACAAAAAAGAGGAATCGAAAGACATTACTTGGCAAATGGAGCAATCTTCTCATCACAATATTCTAAACCGGTATTTTTTCCTTCGGATAGCCTGAACGGTAAATCCTTTGACTTAAATATTATCGAAATAGGAAAAACTACTTTGCAAAGGATCGCCGAAAAAATATAA
- a CDS encoding N-acetylmuramoyl-L-alanine amidase: protein MEKSFQYVNDKFRIFFLAFLFSSSVFSQEVPKSTFNILIDPGHGGLDLKPKEEHGDKYDPITRKYLEPYKAGAKTKSRRESEVVLSLAKEVKEILDLTRSPEGFETFRTYAKRFTEDTLVWVRIDSDLTREETAKEEGPDLSADPNAPYRLYDYPDKKSGQIKPGRISKINAARPYLVLSLHLNPSWKGHPGGMAAVLTPSYRTFYSLRKISEGASAKNFENGPWGEWMRFKMEWSRLQNAVADSWIYFNGYWPDKSGRKTDTSNFEGYRQNMVTWKYADSQGWVEKAKANGPGQYAKKHSEYSAKGPFWNRERGQPELWRREDGAEGFGGDNHYASAELMRFVQFGLRTMPTDEEELSRPGPINDPYISTYSLPTFINAISAYLEIGYIDKEKDMQILTKRRKDVAISLAVGIYSLFHGIHPKQLDLPYVPKGKKISWKRYENWEEGNYFRIVRED, encoded by the coding sequence GTGGAAAAATCTTTCCAATACGTGAACGATAAATTTCGAATCTTCTTTCTCGCTTTTTTATTTTCTTCCTCCGTATTTTCGCAAGAGGTTCCTAAAAGCACGTTTAACATATTGATCGATCCCGGCCACGGAGGTTTGGATCTGAAGCCCAAGGAGGAGCACGGAGACAAGTATGATCCGATTACTCGGAAATACCTGGAACCGTACAAGGCCGGCGCAAAGACGAAGAGCAGACGTGAAAGCGAGGTCGTACTTTCTTTAGCCAAAGAAGTGAAGGAAATTCTGGATTTGACTCGAAGCCCCGAGGGTTTCGAGACCTTTCGGACTTACGCCAAACGATTCACCGAAGATACCTTGGTTTGGGTGCGCATCGATTCCGATTTAACTCGCGAAGAAACTGCGAAGGAAGAAGGGCCCGACCTTTCCGCAGATCCGAACGCACCCTATCGACTCTACGATTACCCCGACAAAAAGAGCGGTCAAATCAAGCCGGGGAGAATTTCCAAAATCAACGCGGCAAGACCTTATCTGGTTCTCTCCCTACACTTGAATCCCAGTTGGAAGGGACATCCCGGAGGAATGGCTGCGGTATTGACTCCTTCCTATCGAACCTTTTACTCCTTGCGGAAAATATCCGAAGGCGCCTCCGCGAAAAATTTCGAAAACGGACCTTGGGGGGAGTGGATGCGCTTCAAGATGGAATGGTCCAGATTGCAAAACGCGGTCGCGGATTCTTGGATTTATTTCAACGGCTATTGGCCTGACAAATCGGGGAGAAAGACGGATACTTCCAATTTCGAAGGATACCGTCAGAATATGGTGACATGGAAGTACGCGGATTCCCAGGGTTGGGTGGAGAAGGCGAAAGCGAACGGACCGGGACAATATGCCAAGAAGCATTCTGAATATTCCGCAAAAGGGCCATTCTGGAATCGGGAAAGGGGGCAACCCGAGCTATGGAGAAGGGAGGACGGAGCGGAAGGATTCGGCGGAGACAATCATTATGCATCGGCGGAGTTGATGCGTTTCGTTCAGTTCGGATTGAGAACGATGCCTACGGACGAGGAGGAGCTGTCACGTCCGGGACCGATCAACGATCCTTATATCTCGACATACAGTCTTCCTACGTTTATCAATGCGATTTCCGCGTATCTCGAAATCGGATATATAGATAAAGAAAAAGATATGCAAATTCTGACAAAGCGCAGAAAGGACGTTGCAATTTCCTTAGCCGTAGGAATTTACTCCCTCTTTCATGGAATTCATCCAAAGCAACTCGATTTACCTTATGTTCCGAAAGGAAAAAAGATTTCTTGGAAAAGATATGAGAATTGGGAGGAAGGAAATTATTTTCGGATCGTTCGTGAAGACTAA